Proteins encoded by one window of Lathyrus oleraceus cultivar Zhongwan6 chromosome 1, CAAS_Psat_ZW6_1.0, whole genome shotgun sequence:
- the LOC127118384 gene encoding phospholipase A2-alpha, with translation MVVTQLIKCSVLLFFTFVFNLLTTPAYALNIGAETTGVAVSVSKECSRQCESSFCSVPPLLRYGKYCGLLYSGCPGEKPCDGLDACCMSHDQCVTAKNNDYLSQQCSQTFIDCMEKFKNTKAPTFKGNTCQADDVIEVIKIVMEAALLAGRVLHKP, from the exons ATGGTTGTAACACAGTTAATAAAGTGTTCTGTTCTCTTGTTTTTCACTTTTGTGTTCAATTTGTTAACCACTCCTGCTTATGCCCTCAACATAGGAGCTGAAACCACTGGAGTAGCTGTTTCTGTT AGCAAAGAGTGTAGCAGACAATGTGAGTCAAGTTTCTGCTCAG TGCCTCCATTGTTGAGATATGGAAAGTATTGTGGACTTTTGTATAGTGGATGCCCTGGAGAAAAACCATGTGATGGCCTTGATGCTTGTTGTATGAGCCATGATCAATGTGTCACAGCCAAAAATA ATGACTACTTGAGCCAACAGTGCAGCCAAACATTCATAGACTGCATGGAGAAATTTAAGAACACAAAGGCTCCTACATTCAAAGGAAACACATGTCAAGCAGATGATGTTATTGAAGTAATCAAGATAGTCATGGAAGCTGCTTTACTGGCTGGAAGAGTTTTACACAAGCCTTAA